The Malus domestica chromosome 10, GDT2T_hap1 genome contains a region encoding:
- the LOC103445981 gene encoding pentatricopeptide repeat-containing protein At3g57430, chloroplastic: MSSSYTQLLTPLSGPLPSQPLSALQIHQPTTLKTHTLKPSPLLNPPTTTTGGGSAPKLASHSSRTPATWVETLRSQTRSNHFREAISTYIEMTLSGVAPDNFAFPAVLKAVTGIQDLNLGKQIHAHVVKFGYGLSSVTVANTLVNVYGKCGDIGDACKVFDGITDRDQVSWNSMIAALCRIEEWELALDAFRSMLLENMEPSSFTLVSVAHACSNLHKRDGLRLGKQVHAYGLRVSDWKTFTINALLAMYAKLGLVEYSRALFEMFEDCDMVSWNTMISSFSQNDQFMEALEFFRLMVLAGLKPDGVTVASVLPACSHLEMLDTGKEIHAYALRTTELSENSYVGSALVDMYCNCRQVGSGRQVFDAVLERKIPLWNAMITGYAQNEYDEEALKLFLEMYAASALFPNSTTMSSIVPACVRSESFADKESIHGYVIKRGLEKNRYVQNALVDMYSRLGKTVISEIIFNSMEAKDIVSWNTMITGYVISGRHGDALNLLCDMQRVEEKKNTDYTGYDNEKSIPLKPNSITFMTILPGCAALGALAKGKEIHAYAIRNLLAFDVAVGSALVDMYAKCGCIGLARTVFNQIPIKNVITWNVLIMAYGMQGRGEEALELLRDMVDEGRRNKEVRPNEVTFIALFAACSHSGMVDEGLNLFRKMKEDYGIEPAPDHYACVVDLLGRAGNVEEAYQFINSMPSQLDKAGAWSSLLGACRIHQNVEIGEVAANHLLQLEPDVASHYVLLSNIYSSSGFWEKAMDVRRKMRELGVRKEPGYSWIEFGDEVHKFLAGDLSHQQSRQLHEFLETLSEKMKREGYVPDTSCVLHNVDEEEKETLLCGHSEKLAIAFGILNTRPGTTIRVSKNLRVCNDCHTASKYISKITDREIILRDVRRFHHFKNGTCSCGDYW, encoded by the coding sequence ATGTCCTCCTCCTACACTCAACTGCTCACACCTCTCTCTGGCCCCTTACCTTCCCAACCACTTTCTGCCCTCCAAATCCACCAACCCACAACTCTCAAAACACACACTCTAAAGCCCTCTCCTTTACTCAAcccacccaccaccaccacggGCGGCGGTTCTGCACCGAAACTCGCATCCCACTCCTCTCGCACTCCGGCCACATGGGTCGAGACCCTCCGCTCCCAAACCCGGTCCAATCATTTCCGAGAAGCCATTTCTACGTACATCGAAATGACTCTTTCAGGTGTGGCACCCGACAACTTTGCTTTCCCTGCAGTTCTGAAGGCCGTCACGGGGATTCAGGACTTGAATTTGGGGAAACAGATTCATGCCCATGTTGTGAAATTCGGGTATGGGTTATCCTCGGTGACCGTGGCTAATACCCTTGTAAATGTGTATGGGAAATGTGGAGATATTGGAGATGCATGCAAAGTGTTCGATGGAATAACTGACAGAGACCAAGTTTCTTGGAATTCCATGATTGCTGCGTTGTGTCGGATCGAGGAATGGGAACTCGCTCTCGATGCGTTTAGGTCGATGTTATTGGAGAATATGGAGCCTAGCTCCTTTACTTTGGTGAGTGTGGCACATGCTTGTTCGAATTTGCATAAGCGTGATGGGTTGCGGCTTGGGAAGCAAGTTCATGCGTATGGTCTGAGAGTGAGTGATTGGAAAACATTTACAATCAATGCTTTATTGGCAATGTATGCTAAATTAGGATTAGTTGAGTACTCGAGAGCTTTGTTTGAGATGTTTGAGGACTGTGACATGGTTTCGTGGAACACAATGATAAGTTCGTTCTCTCAGAACGACCAGTTTATGGAAGCATTAGAGTTCTTCCGCCTTATGGTTCTTGCAGGACTCAAACCAGATGGGGTTACAGTTGCAAGTGTTCTTCCGGCATGTTCTCATCTGGAGATGTTAGATACAGGGAAGGAAATTCATGCTTATGCCTTAAGAACCACTGAATTAAGTGAAAATTCTTATGTTGGTAGTGCTTTAGTTGACATGTATTGCAACTGCCGACAAGTTGGAAGTGGTCGTCAAGTTTTCGACGCTGTCTTGGAGCGGAAAATTCCACTTTGGAATGCAATGATTACTGGCTATGCACAAAATGAGTACGATGAAGAGGCATTGAAACTGTTCCTTGAAATGTATGCTGCCTCCGCGCTTTTCCCAAATTCCACCACAATGTCGAGTATTGTGCCAGCCTGTGTGCGGTCTGAATCATTCGCTGATAAAGAGAGTATCCACGGTTATGTAATAAAGAGGGGTCTGGAGAAGAACAGGTACGTGCAAAATGCACTTGTGGACATGTACTCCAGGTTAGGAAAGACAGTAATTTCAGAAATCATATTTAACAGCATGGAGGCAAAAGACATAGTGTCGTGGAATACCATGATCACTGGTTATGTTATTTCTGGACGCCATGGTGATGCGCTTAATCTGCTATGTGATATGCAAAGagtagaagaaaagaagaacacAGATTATACTGGTTATGACAATGAAAAAAGTATTCCTCTTAAACCAAATTCAATAACATTCATGACAATTCTTCCTGGTTGTGCTGCACTGGGAGCACTCGCTAAGGGGAAAGAGATCCATGCTTATGCTATTAGAAACTTATTGGCATTTGATGTTGCAGTAGGAAGTGCGCTGGTTGACATGTATGCGAAATGTGGCTGCATAGGTTTAGCTAGAACTGTGTTTAATCAGATACCAATAAAGAATGTGATCACCTGGAATGTACTTATCATGGCTTATGGAATGCAAGGGAGAGGGGAGGAAGCATTAGAACTACTTAGGGATATGGTGGATGAAGGAAGACGAAACAAAGAGGTAAGGCCTAATGAAGTTACGTTCATTGCACTTTTTGCTGCGTGTAGTCATTCTGGGATGGTTGATGAAGGCCTGAATTTGTTCCGAAAAATGAAAGAGGACTATGGAATTGAACCTGCACCAGATCATTATGCTTGTGTTGTAGACTTGCTTGGTCGGGCTGGTAATGTGGAGGAAGCATATCAATTCATCAACTCTATGCCTTCTCAACTCGATAAAGCAGGTGCTTGGAGTAGCTTGCTTGGTGCCTGTCGAATTCACCAGAATGTAGAGATTGGAGAAGTTGCAGCTAATCATCTCCTGCAGTTGGAGCCTGATGTGGCTAGTCACTACGTTCTACTTTCTAATATCTACTCATCTTCCGGATTCTGGGAAAAGGCAATGGATGTTCGGAGAAAGATGAGGGAATTGGGAGTGAGAAAAGAACCTGGTTATAGTTGGATTGAGTTTGGCGATGAGGTTCATAAGTTTTTGGCTGGAGATTTGTCACACCAACAAAGCAGGCAGCTCCATGAATTTCTCGAAACCCTGTCAGAAAAGATGAAAAGGGAGGGTTATGTGCCTGATACTTCTTGTGTACTTCACAATGTTGACGAGGAGGAGAAAGAAACTCTACTCTGTGGGCATAGCGAGAAACTGGCAATAGCGTTTGGCATTCTCAATACCCGTCCCGGGACTACCATTAGAGTTTCCAAGAACCTTCGAGTTTGTAATGACTGCCACACTGCGTCAAAGTATATCTCAAAGATTACGGACAGGGAGATCATTCTAAGAGACGTAAGAAGGTTCCATCACTTTAAAAATGGAACTTGTTCATGCGGAGATTATTGGTGA
- the LOC103445982 gene encoding uncharacterized protein isoform X2, with amino-acid sequence MKIVGWIAKCRACLIFPICFGCTGFRWDRQWLVVNSKGRAYTQRVEPKLALVEVELPNEAFVEGWEPTKSSYLVLKAPGMDVLKVSLSAPREKADGVSMWEWSGSALDEGDAASKWFSDYIGKPSRLVRFNTVSETRPVEPEYAPGYKTMFSDKYPYMLISQGSMDALNQLLREPIPINRFRPNILVDGCEPFSEDLWTEIKIDKLTFLGVKLCSRCKVPTINQDTGIAGPEPNNTLNKIRSDTVLRPTRKQQGKVYFGQNLVCKSFLTGQKGNVVTVGDLVYVLNKVSSTDEAAA; translated from the exons ATGAAGATTGTTGGTTGGATTGCGAAGTGCAGGGCATGTTTGATTTTTCCAATATGTTTTGGATGTACAGGATTTCGATGGGATCGGCAGTGGTTAGTTGTAAACTCCAAGGGAAGGGCATATACTCAAAGAGTTGAACCAAAGCTTGCTTTGGTTGAGGTAGAGCTGCCAAATGAGGCGTTTGTCGAGGGTTGGGAACCTACCAAAAGCTCTTATCTAG TACTGAAAGCACCTGGCATGGATGTACTTAAGGTTTCATTGAGTGCACCACGAGAAAAAGCAGATGGGGTTTCCATGTGGGAATGGTCTGGTTCTGCATTAGATGAAGGAGATGCTGCGTCAAAATGGTTTTCAGATTATATTGGGAAACCCAGTCGACTTGTTCGCTTTAATACAG TTTCAGAAACTAGGCCTGTGGAACCCGAATACGCTCCAGGATACAAAACCATGTTCTCCGACAAGTATCCTTACATGCTAATATCTCAG GGATCAATGGATGCACTTAATCAGCTTCTGAGGGAACCCATACCAATTAACCGTTTTAGACCCaa TATTCTTGTTGATGGTTGCGAACCATTTTCTGAGGACTTGTGGACAGAAATCAAAATAGACAAACTCACATTTCTCGGTGTCAAGCTATGCTCTCGTTGTAAG GTACCTACGATCAATCAAGACACTGGCATTGCAGGGCCTGAGCCAAATAACACTCTTAATAAAATCCGATCTGATACAGTTTTGCGTCCAACGCGAAAACAGCAAGGAAAG GTCTACTTTGGGCAGAACCTAGTCTGCAAAAGCTTTCTTACTGGGCAGAAGGGAAATGTCGTAACGGTTGGAGATCTGGTTTATGTCCTAAACAAAGTCTCTTCTACTGATGAAGCAGCAGCATGA
- the LOC103445980 gene encoding small ribosomal subunit protein mS33 translates to MATGGLKSMLVAAVSTGVTEARARIFGHILNPTGQRSAHKILRKKLIGEKVAQWYPYDIKKDDRRIMAMEEQERLSKLEMLKRRGKGPPKKGQGRRAAKRNKK, encoded by the exons ATGGCTACTGGTGGTCTAAAGAGCATGTTGGTTGCGGCAGTCAGTACTGGGGTGACTGAGGCTAGGGCGAGGATATTCGGGCACATACTTAACCCAACCGGCCAGAGATCTGCCCATAAGATTTTGCGCAAGAAGTTGATTGGTGAGAAAGTTGCCCAGTGGTACCCATATGACATCAAGAAAGATGACCGCCGAATCATGGCTATGGAAGAACAAGA GCGCTTATCCAAGCTCGAAATGTTGAAACGTCGAGGAAAAGGACCACCGAAGAAGGGTCAAGGAAGGCGTGCTGCCAAGCGTAACAAAAAGTAG
- the LOC103445982 gene encoding uncharacterized protein isoform X1 produces MEKAGAAEAIAKVSSIFIYPVKSCRGISVSQAPLTPTGFRWDRQWLVVNSKGRAYTQRVEPKLALVEVELPNEAFVEGWEPTKSSYLVLKAPGMDVLKVSLSAPREKADGVSMWEWSGSALDEGDAASKWFSDYIGKPSRLVRFNTVSETRPVEPEYAPGYKTMFSDKYPYMLISQGSMDALNQLLREPIPINRFRPNILVDGCEPFSEDLWTEIKIDKLTFLGVKLCSRCKVPTINQDTGIAGPEPNNTLNKIRSDTVLRPTRKQQGKVYFGQNLVCKSFLTGQKGNVVTVGDLVYVLNKVSSTDEAAA; encoded by the exons atggaGAAGGCAGGAGCAGCAGAAGCCATAGCCAAGGTCTCATCAATCTTCATATACCCAGTAAAATCATGCCGCGGAATTTCAGTGTCCCAAGCTCCTCTCACTCCAACTG GATTTCGATGGGATCGGCAGTGGTTAGTTGTAAACTCCAAGGGAAGGGCATATACTCAAAGAGTTGAACCAAAGCTTGCTTTGGTTGAGGTAGAGCTGCCAAATGAGGCGTTTGTCGAGGGTTGGGAACCTACCAAAAGCTCTTATCTAG TACTGAAAGCACCTGGCATGGATGTACTTAAGGTTTCATTGAGTGCACCACGAGAAAAAGCAGATGGGGTTTCCATGTGGGAATGGTCTGGTTCTGCATTAGATGAAGGAGATGCTGCGTCAAAATGGTTTTCAGATTATATTGGGAAACCCAGTCGACTTGTTCGCTTTAATACAG TTTCAGAAACTAGGCCTGTGGAACCCGAATACGCTCCAGGATACAAAACCATGTTCTCCGACAAGTATCCTTACATGCTAATATCTCAG GGATCAATGGATGCACTTAATCAGCTTCTGAGGGAACCCATACCAATTAACCGTTTTAGACCCaa TATTCTTGTTGATGGTTGCGAACCATTTTCTGAGGACTTGTGGACAGAAATCAAAATAGACAAACTCACATTTCTCGGTGTCAAGCTATGCTCTCGTTGTAAG GTACCTACGATCAATCAAGACACTGGCATTGCAGGGCCTGAGCCAAATAACACTCTTAATAAAATCCGATCTGATACAGTTTTGCGTCCAACGCGAAAACAGCAAGGAAAG GTCTACTTTGGGCAGAACCTAGTCTGCAAAAGCTTTCTTACTGGGCAGAAGGGAAATGTCGTAACGGTTGGAGATCTGGTTTATGTCCTAAACAAAGTCTCTTCTACTGATGAAGCAGCAGCATGA